A genomic segment from Limosilactobacillus sp. encodes:
- a CDS encoding NFACT RNA binding domain-containing protein, translated as MSFDGFFTHAMVHELDQTLTTGRVARISQPYPAELIITIRAHRHNHALLLSANPTYPRIQITTIPYSNPAVPTNFTMTLRKYLEGAILSSIEQVGNDRIIKLTFDTRDELGDSQQLVLISEIMARHSNISLVNQKTGKIIDTIKHVGSDQNRVRLLLPGATFVMPPKQEKRNPYLPNQLYSDLTRQYSDPRELAHQLQVGYEGLGTDTARDLAKRLLDSEHLPTTYQQFIQHFDSPDPVIIDGKKKSFMAFPPLDSVEDSLQHFTTLSELLDNYYAQKAQQDRSKELAGQVIKVIKNELKKDRRKVKKFHQQLADADAADRYRIRGEILTTYLGKLKPGMKEITLPNFYDDNKPLKIALAPELSPSRNAQKYFTKYDKLKASVAHVNEQMKLTEDEIAYFENIQNQIDLASPADIQEIRLELQHQGYIKAKHQKSKKQRKVRASKPEQFHASDGTLVLVGKNNMQNDRLSFKIANKNEIWLHVKDIPGSHVVIRSTNPSDQTILEAAQLAAYFSKGRDSDNVPVDYLPVKRLHKPSGAKPGFVTFRGQKTLYVTPHPMGK; from the coding sequence ATGTCCTTTGATGGTTTTTTCACCCATGCAATGGTGCATGAATTAGACCAAACCCTGACCACCGGACGTGTGGCCAGAATCAGCCAGCCCTACCCGGCCGAGCTGATCATCACAATCCGCGCCCACCGGCACAACCACGCCCTGCTGCTTTCGGCTAATCCCACCTATCCCCGGATTCAAATCACGACGATCCCCTACAGCAACCCGGCGGTGCCAACCAACTTTACGATGACCCTCCGCAAGTACTTAGAGGGCGCCATCCTCAGCTCGATTGAGCAGGTCGGTAATGACCGGATCATCAAGCTGACCTTTGATACCCGCGACGAGCTCGGCGACAGCCAGCAGCTGGTCCTGATCAGCGAAATCATGGCCCGCCACAGCAATATTTCCCTGGTCAACCAGAAGACGGGCAAGATTATCGACACGATTAAGCACGTCGGCTCCGACCAAAACCGGGTCCGCCTTCTCCTGCCGGGTGCTACCTTCGTGATGCCGCCCAAGCAGGAAAAACGCAACCCTTACCTGCCAAACCAACTCTATTCCGACTTAACACGCCAGTATTCGGATCCCCGCGAACTCGCCCACCAGCTCCAAGTTGGCTACGAGGGGCTGGGCACCGACACCGCCCGCGACCTGGCCAAGCGCTTGTTGGACAGCGAACACCTGCCAACCACCTACCAACAGTTCATCCAGCACTTTGATTCACCAGATCCAGTGATCATTGACGGCAAGAAAAAGTCCTTCATGGCTTTTCCACCATTGGACAGCGTTGAAGACTCGCTTCAGCACTTTACGACCCTTTCGGAGCTACTGGACAACTACTATGCCCAAAAGGCGCAGCAGGACCGCTCAAAGGAACTGGCTGGCCAGGTCATCAAGGTGATCAAAAACGAATTGAAGAAGGACCGACGCAAGGTCAAGAAGTTCCACCAGCAGCTGGCCGATGCCGATGCGGCCGATCGCTACCGGATTCGCGGCGAGATCCTAACCACTTACCTCGGCAAGCTCAAGCCGGGGATGAAGGAAATCACCCTGCCAAACTTCTATGATGACAACAAGCCACTAAAGATTGCCCTGGCACCGGAATTGTCGCCGTCACGCAATGCGCAAAAATACTTTACCAAGTACGATAAGCTCAAGGCCTCGGTTGCCCACGTCAATGAGCAGATGAAGCTGACCGAAGACGAGATCGCCTACTTTGAAAACATCCAAAACCAGATCGATCTCGCCTCCCCGGCTGACATCCAGGAAATTCGGCTGGAGCTTCAGCACCAGGGCTACATCAAGGCCAAGCACCAGAAGAGCAAGAAGCAGCGCAAGGTTCGCGCAAGCAAGCCCGAACAATTCCACGCTAGCGACGGCACATTGGTCCTGGTCGGTAAGAACAACATGCAAAACGACCGGTTGAGCTTTAAGATCGCCAATAAGAACGAGATCTGGCTCCACGTCAAGGACATCCCCGGTTCCCACGTTGTGATCCGCTCGACTAATCCCAGCGATCAAACAATCCTCGAGGCCGCCCAGCTAGCCGCCTACTTCTCCAAAGGCCGTGACTCGGACAACGTCCCCGTCGATTACCTGCCGGTCAAGCGGCTTCACAAACCCAGCGGT